TGGAGTGAAGGTCACTGTGCCATCTGGTGAGATTGCATAAGTCCCTTCACCTGGAATCACTTTTTCAGTTGATCCATCTTCAAATGTTGCTGCCACAGTTTCATCGATTGGAACAAGCGGATCACCACCTTCAAATGTTGGGGTACCTGTTTGAACAAGACCCTTAATGTTAACTGAAGAAGTATCTTTACCAGTTGGCGTTACTTTCGTAAACTCTGGACTGTAGGTCGCAGTCACCGGGGTGCCATTCTTATCTACGCGCTTGACTGTGACTGGATCTGGGTTGCCTACAAACTGCTTATCTGGAGTGAAGGTCACTGTACCATCTGGCGCAATCGTGTAGGTTCCTTGGCCTGGAATAGATTTCTCTTTGCTTCCATCTGCGAAGGTTGGCTCTACTGTTTCATCAATTGGAACCAGTGGATCACCACCTTGGAAGCTTGGAGTGCCTGTTTGTGGAACACCTTGAGGGCCTGTGCTTGTTGCGTTAGTCCCTGTAGGTGTCACTTTAGTCACTGTTGGGGTATAAGTCGCAGTGACTGGAGTTCCATTCTTATCTACCCGTCTAACTGTTACTGGATTTGGAGTTCCAACGTACTTCTTATCCGGCGTAAAGGTAATAGATCCATCTAGATTGATACTGTATTCACCTACACCTGGAACTGTTTTTGTTGACTGACCATCTTCGAAAGTCATTGGTTTCGTATCATCAATTGGAACCAATGGATTGCCTTCTGTGAAGGTTGGGGTACCCTTTTGCGGTTGACCTTGGATACCTGTGCTGGTTGCGTTAGTGCTGGTTGGAACTACTTCTTTCACCACCGCTTGGTACTTGACAGTAACAGGAGTTCCGTTGGCATCCACTCGAGTCAATTCAAGCTCTGGTGTTTCACCCTTGAACTGTTTATCGGGAGTAAAGGTCACCTTACCGTCTGCGTCCACTTCGAACTTACCAACATTTGGCACTTCTTTCACAGTTGTACCATTGTCAAATAGTGGAGTTGAATCAGCTGGGAATGGAACTGAGTCATGGCCTGGCGTGAAGGTCACTTTACCTTCTTGTACCTGACCTTGCAAACCTTCTGTATTATCACCTGAACCAGTTGGCGTTACTTTCGTAAACTCTGGACTGTAAGTCGCAGTAACTGGGGTGCCATTCTTATCTACGCGTTTGACTGTGACTGGAGCTGGATTTCCAACAAACTGTTTGTCTGGAGTGAAAGTTACAGTTCCGTCTGGCGCAATCGTGTAAGTTCCTTGACCTGGAATAGATTTCTCTTTGCTTCCATCTTCGAAGGTTGGCTCTACTGTTTCATCAATTGGAACCAGTGAATCACCGCCTTGGAAGCTTGGAGTACCAGTTTGTGGAAGTCCTTGAGGACCTGTGCTGGTTGCACCGGTTCCTGTAGGAGTCACCTTAGTAAACTCTGGGCTGTAAGTCGCAGTAACTGGGGTACCATTCTTATCTACGCGTTTGACTGTGACTGGAGCTGGGTTCCCAACAAACTGCTTATCTGGAGTGAAAGTTACAGTTCCGTCTGGCGCAATCGTGTAAGTTCCTTGACCTGGAATAGATTTCTCTTTGCTGCCATCTTCGAAGGCTGGCTCAACTGTTTCATCGATTGGAACCAGTGGATCACCACCTTGGAAGCTTGGAGTGCCTGTTTGTGGAACACCCTGAGGGCCTGTGCTGGTTGCACCGGTTCCAGTTGGGGTTACTTTCGTAAACTCTGGACTGTAAGTCGCAGTAACTGGGGTGCCATTCTTATCTACGCGTTTGACTGTGACTGGAGCTGGATTTCCAACAAACTGTTTGTCTGGAGTGAAAGTTACAGTTCCGTCTGGCGCAATCGTGTAAGTTCCTTGACCTGGAATAGATTTCTCTTTGCTGCCATCTTCGAAGGTTGGCTCGACTGTTTCATCGATTGGAACAAGTGGGTCACCACCTTGGAAGCTTGGAGTGCCTGTTTGTGGAAGTCCTTGAGGACCTGTGCTCGTTGCACCGGTTCCAGTTGGAGTCACCTTAGTAAACTCTGGGCTGTAAGTCGCAGTCACTGGGGTGCCATTCTTATCTACGCGTTTGACTGTTACTGGATCTGGTTTGCCGACAAACTGTTTGTCTGGGATAAATGTTACTGTCCCATCTGGCGCAATTGTGTAAGTTCCTTGACCTGGAATAGACTTCTCTTTGCTTCCATCTTCGAAGGTTGGCTCGACTGTTTCATCAATTGGAACCAATGGGTCGCCACCTTGGAAGCTTGGAGTTCCTGTTTGTGGAACACCCTGAGGACCTGTGCTGGTTGCGTTAGTGCTGGTTGGAACTACTTCTTTCACCACCGCTTGGTACTTGACAGTAACAGGAGTTCCGTTGGCATCCACACGAGTCAATTCAAGCTCTGGCGTTTCACCCTTGAACTGTTTGTCAGGAGTAAAGGTCACCTTACCGTCCGCGTCCACTTCGAATTTACCAACATTTGGCACTTCTTTCACAGCTGTACCATTGTCAAATAGTGGAGTCGAATCAGCTGGGAATGGAACTGAGTCATGGCCTGGGGTGAAGGTCACTTTACCTTCTTGCACTTGACCTTGAAGTCCTTCTGTCTTATCACCTGAACCTGTTGGTGTTATTCTTTCAACAACTGGGGTATAGGTCGTTACAGCCGACTCTCCATTTTTATCCACCACTCCAACTTGAACTGGAGTTGCCGGACCATAGAAGGTTTTCAGTGGAGTAAAGACAATTGTTTTATTTACAAGATCTAAATCGTACGTCCCTTGGTCGGCAATGGTTAGCGAAGTTACCTTTTGTCCATTCTCATCATAAAGAAAGACACTACTTTGGACTAGTTCAACGGATTTCTTTGCTCCATTAATGGTTGTTGTCCCTTTTGTAAAGTGAACCTCACTCTCGCTTGCTCTATCCTCATCAAAGTGAATCGTCGCTGCCTGCTTCTGCCCTTGAAGGCCTTTAGATTTCGCTGCACTTGCTGAAGGTACAACTGGAATCCGAATATAATACACCACCCGATACCAGGTAAATTCTTTTTCCAACTCTTCATCTCTAGGATCATCCGCGGTCAATAAATATTCATCGAGAGCTCCTTCTCCCGACATTGTGTTTGCGTCAATATCCTCTCTTGGATAATAGCCAGGAATTTCAGGAGAAATCACTTGAGACCAAGTTTGGTCTGCAGACCAGGCTGAGTTTGTCACACCTGCTGTCGCATCATTTGGTTGCCGTTTCGCCAAAACCTGATCAATTCTCTTGGTTCGAGTAAACGAATGAGTCTCAACATGTTTTGGAGGGAGGAGTGATAAATCAGAATGGTTTGTTTTTTTGAGATATTCAAAATCAACCTCGCGAGTTCCACGAACAGTTTCGGTTAGTTCTGTAATCTTGTGTCTAAACTGAAACTTGAATTGTTTTGGACTAGCCGAGTCACCAAAGGTATGATCTGTAAAATCGTTACTGATCAGTTCATATCCTGCATCTTCCAATTCCTTAATTCGATCAGCAGGATCATAAGAAATTGGTCCATTAGGTTTTCCTACAACTGTGTCTACCTGTCCTAGTTGTACTTCCTTAGATGGATTGTTTACATCCACAAAGGTAAAACTTGCAGATGACAGTTTGGTAGACATTTGGATTGAAACATTATTGGACTCAGTGTACTTGGAACTGCCATTTGCCAGTGCCGAAGAAAGATAAGCCATAGCACCTGGGGCAGTATCTTGCCCGATAACTGCTCCATCGATAGGAAACTGAACCCTACTTCCAGCAGCAACCGGAGCAGTCGAATGCCAGCGAACTGCACGAATCTCTGACCAATCCGACACTTGGTCTGCTATGAGCCATTGTGAAGCATTAATTTCTGCAGCAGTGCCCGCAGTACGACTATATTGAACTTCCCAGCCTGAAGGTGGTGTTAGAGCTTTTGTCAAACTCATTGTAAATTCAGAGCCACGATTTCTGGATTCTAGCTGTTTATCACCTTTCATCGGCAGGGATGATAAAACATAGACATCTGAAACCGCCTGTTTCGCTGCGTTTTTATAGGTCACTCTGAAATCAATCTCATCGCCAGGATAGTGCTCTTGGGTATTGTAGGCAAAGTGTTGATCTGCAGCTCTCTTCACTTCAGAGTAGACACCACTCGCTTCAGAAGCCTGTACGATCACATCGAAGTCATAAGAAACCGAATTTTTCGAGGTAACTGTAATCCCATCTAGCTCCCCCAAGTCATAACCATTCTGAGCTTGAACGTCAGGAAGTTCCTCGTCCCAAAAAGCAATCGCTTTATAGGTGTAGGTCCCATTTGGAATCGTCTTGTTTTCTAACTTCAAAAGTGTTGCAGGCATAGGGGAGTCTGGAGTCCCCTTTACTTGGGCATAGTAGAGAGTTTTCCCAGTATCTTTGTAATTATAATAAACCTTAAAATTAGGGTTTCCACTAAAGTTTAATTGTGGGTCAGCCAAATAAGCCAGATGGTAAACTCCTGTCAAGTTTGCGAAGTTCTGAGTAGGGGTGTCTTTACCCGCAGTCCTTGTGATAAAATCTTGCTTAAAACCAGAAGCATCTGTATGTCGATTGAAAACATCTGTTCGGGCTCGCCCAATCATTGAAATTTGCTGGACAACACGCGTCAATTCGGCTGAGGCCGTTTGAGAGAAGGAAACAGTGTTTCCAGTATTCTTAAAAGTGAAATCCGTTCTAGAATCCAACTTACTAATCGTCGAATCTTTATAGAGACTTTCCCAATTATTAAAACGTGTTTTTGTCTGGAAAAAAAATGCCGAAGTATCATTGGTTGAGGACTTCCTCATCTTGATATTTTTAAACTTGTACTCCAGTTCCTTCACATCTTGCTCTTCCGTCAATCGTAGACTACGGGTGTTACTATTAAAAGTCCCTAATAACTCACCTGTAGCTTTATTGTATACTTCTACGGATGCATCCGGTGAAGAGAAAAATTCATTCCAATAACGCTCCTCAATCGCATTGACTTCCCGATAAGACTCTCGTGAATCCTGTATCTTATGGGTGACCGTGTAGTCATTGATAGGATAATCTTTTTCAACCTCTGCGACTGATGAAAGTCGAACATTAGAACGGTATTCTGTTTCACCATAAGAACGAATCATCTCCGAGTCAGACTGATTATAGTGTCTATATTCAAAGAGAGAAGACTCTGGCTGATCTGTTTTTTGAACAAAAAGAGCATAGGGAAGAACAGCCGTATTTTGATAACTAGTCCCATCTGCTTTTGTATAGATACCCGTCACAGTTAGCTTTTGCGCTTTTCCATTGATATCTGCTACTTTGGCATTCTTTAACTTGAAAGAAATTGGAATAAGCTTATTTTTATTGTTATTAATATCTTGAAGCGGATTGTTAGCTCTGTTAATGGTCAGATGGTAACCCGTTGCATCGGCAGTCCATCCCAAAGCTTTGGCTTCATCTGTCAACTCATAACCTTCTTTTAACTCTATATTATAGGTATAAGAAGTGACAGGATCAATGATATGCCCCCCGACATCACTAATCCCCATACCATTGATCATACGACCATCAAAAACACCATTTCCATAGTTGAAGTAATCATTGCGAGCCGTATTATTCTTAAGATCTTTCGCACCGTTAAATAGATAGAAGGACACGACCGATGAATCATCATCGACAATACCATCGTTATTTCGATCGTAGCCAATGACCTGATTGTTAGACATTGGTGTCAGACCCCCTACACCGTTTTCTAAGACTTTCCACGTGTGTTCAATACTTCCAAGTTCTTTGAGGACATTGCCATTTTTGTCATAGAGCTTAGCAGTTGCGGTCACCTTATGATCTGGCCCAATGGCTTGGACAGCACCTCCCCAGTTATGCGTCAGAGGATCTATCTGAAAAGTATAGACGAAGTTATAGTTTGCTCCACCTCTCAGATTCGCAGGTTCTATCTTTAAATCAAGGTCCCCATTCGTTTTTTCTTGGCTGAACTTTACACCACCAACTGGAGAAGGGGTCAACTTAATAGCCTTCCCATTTTGGAAATGAATTTTAATATACCCACCAGAATAGTCTGCTTCGTGTCCAGTAATACTAAAGGTCAAGGATTCACGGACACTATCTACCGCATGGATATCCTTGATTGGCGAATGAGTTTTAAATTCTGCATTGACTTCATCTAGCGATCTCTTGCGCCTAGAAGAAGTTTTCCCGCTAGAGCCACTTTCTTCCTTGCTTTTCTGCTCAGTTGGAGTTGATTCTAGAGATTGCTTTTTCTCCTCATCTAAAGAAGGCTGACTCGCTTCCTTCGTATTGTCAACTTGAGAAACTGGTTGGCTCTGAGCGACTGGTGCAGATACTTCTGTTTTGGGCGGTTCAGTTTTATTCTCCAGCTCCTTAACCGCTTCGTTCTGTGTTACCACTTTTTGAGGCTCAGAAATGACTTCCTGTCCATTCTCAGCACTTTTTTCCTTCTGTTGAATTTCCGCCTGCGTTTGTTGTTCCTTATTGTTGACTTGAGCTTCATCCGCTTGCACTGGAGAAGTAGCCATCACCATAAAGGTTCCTAACAATACCGAGCAAGTCCCAACACTTAACTTTCTAATTGAAAAGCGGGAAAAAGATTGATTAAAAATTTTTTTCTTCATCATTTCTCCTTTATATTCATACTTAATCTAATATAACAGCTTTATCATTATAACTTATAGTAAATAGAATTTCCAATAGAATGTTCATTTCTACATAAATTTCTTTATAACTCCGTTTGCATAGAAAAAGGAAGCTGTAAAACCAGCTTCCTTCTGTTGTTTTCGGCTCTATAATATTTGTAGTGGGTAAATCCCCTATGGATATCATGGAGCCTATTTTGTTGTAGAAAAAAGTCCCATAAGATCTATAATGAAAAGCAACCAAACCATCATTAGAAAGAATCATATGGAACAATTACATTTTATCACAAAACTACTCGATATTAAAGACCCTAACATCAAGATTGTAGATATCATCAATATGGATATACACAAGGAAATCATCGCTAAACTGGACTACGATGTGCCAGATTGCCCTGATTGCGGAAGCCAAATGAAGAAATATGATTTTCAAAAACCGTCTAAAATCCCTTACCTTGAAACGACTGGTATGCCTACTAGAATTCTTCTGGAAAAACGTCGATTCAAGTGCTATCAATGGTCAAAAATGGCGGTCGCTGAGACTTCCCTCGTCAAGAAGAATCACCAAATACCTCGTATCATCAACCAAAAGATTGCTCAGAAGCTGATTGAAAAGACTTCTATGACCGATATTGCCCATCAACTGTCCATTTCAACGTCAACTGTCATACGTAAACTTAATAACTTTCACTTTAAGAATGATTTTAGCCGACTTCCTGAGATTATGTCCTGGGATGAGTATGCCTTCACTAAGGGAAAGATGAGTTTCATTGCGCAAGATTTTGACAAGCTTAATATCATCACTGTTCTTGAAGGCAGGACACAAGCTGTCATCCGAAATCACTTTCTTCGCTACAATAGAGCTGTTCGTTGTCAGGTGAAAATCATTACGATGGATATGTTTAGTCCCTACTATGATTTAGCTAAACAGCTTCGCTTTCAAATTTCTAGGCTCAGGCTGAAACAGTCTCCCAGACTGTTTCACTCCCATGTGCTAAAATCGTTCTAGATCGCTTTCACATTGTGCAACATCTTAGCCGTGCTATGAGTCGTGTCCGTATCCAAATAATGAATCAGTTTCATCGAAAGTCTCATGAATATAAGGCTATCAAGCGATACTGGAAACTCATCCAACAGGATAGTCGTAAACTCAGCGATAAGCGATTTTATCGCCCTACTTTTCGTATGCACTTAACAAATAAAGAGATTCTAGACAAGCTTTTGAACTATTCAGAAGACTTGAAACACCAATACAATGTCTATCAGCTCCTGCTTTTTCACTTCCAGAATAAAGAGCCTGACAAATTTTTCGGACTCATTGAGGACAATCTTAAGCTGGTTCATCCTCTTTTTCAGACTGTCTTTAAAACCTTTCTCAAGGATAAAGAGAAAATTGTCAACGCCCTTCAATTGCCTTATTCCAACGCCAAATTAGAAGCGACCAATAATCTCATCAAACTTATCAAGCGAAATGCCTTTGGGTTTCGGAACTTTGAAAACTTCAAAAAACGGATTTTTATCGCTCTCAACATCAAAAAAGAAAGGACGAATTTCATCCTTTCTAGATCTAGCTTTTCTTCAACCCACTACAGTTGACAAAGAACATTTTTTTGGAGATAAGGGACTATTGTCCCAGCCTCTTTCGTTTATTCTTCTCTAAATCCTTGTAACTTTAAACCAGCAATCAGAGTATTTGGTTTCTTAAAGTCTTCTACACTATCCTTAAGTGATTCAAAGAAATAAGTCTTTTTAATTCTATCCATATCTGCTTTCTCAAGGTCAAGATCAATAACTATTCTCATCTTTTTATTATCGGTGATAAAATATTCAACTTTAACACCTGGCTCGTCCTTGATTTCAATATACTCTGGAGAGCTTTCCACTGCTTCGCGAAAGACTTCTTGAAATTCTTCCGGAGTAATTTCTGCAGGAATTTCCTCTCCAAATTCTCCCAACATATCCATCTTGAATTGTTTTACAACATCCGTGTAAACAAAAGTCATAGTGACATCAAATTCTTCCATCTTCCCTTTGAGAACTTTGGTCGTTTCCTTGATTTCTTCTTTCACCTGACTTGACTTTGTGGATGAATCAACCGAACTCGCTGTGCCACTTGACTCTGTTGTTGCAGTATTGGTTTGACCACAGCCAGAAAGAACAAGTAACGATGCAAAAACTAATCCTAAAACTTTCTTCATTCAAAGTCTCCTATTCCACACTGAAAAGATATGGATATACAGGTTGTTGACCTTGGTGAATCTCTACTTCAACATCTTCAAATTCTTCTGCGATTTCTTGGGCAATTTCATTGGCAAGTTCTTCGCTTCCGTCTTCTCCGACATAGAAAGTCACGATTTCACTGTCTTCGTCCAACATATGCTTCAAAGTTTCAGTCAAGGTTTGGTGCATGTCAGGATTTGACACGAGGATTTTCCCATCTACCATACCAAGATTGTCATTTTCATGAATTGCTAATCCATCGATAGTTGTATCACGAACGGCAGTTGTTACACTACCGCTGATGACATCACCAAGGGCTGCAGTCATGCGTTCTTTGTTTTCTTCGATTGATTTGCTTGGATCAAAGGCAAGAAGACTGGTCAATCCTTGAGGAATTGTACGTGCTTCTACCACAACAGCTGGTTGTTCAAGCACTTCAGCCGCAGACTGAGCTGCCATAAAGATATTTTTGTTGTTTGGCAAGAAGATAATGTTGCGAGCATTGACCTGTTCAACAGCCTTGATAAAGTCTTCTGTTGAAGGGTTCATCGTCTGACCACCTTCGATGACATAATCCACACCTTGGGCACGGAAGATATCTGCTAAACCTTGACCAGCTACTACTGCGATAAGGGCATACTCTTTTGTTTCAGCAGGCTTGTTGCCTTGACTTGCTTCTTTTTCAACTTGCGCCTCGTGTTGGTTACGCATGTTGTCCACTTTTACCTTGATCAAGCTACCATATTTGAGACCTTCTTGCATGACAAGACCTGGATCTTCTGTATGGACGTGAACTTTGACGATCTCATCATCGTTGACAACAAGGAGTGAGTCGCCTAAGTCATTCAAGTAGTTACGGAATTCATCATAGTCAAAGTCCTTAGAATAA
This genomic stretch from Streptococcus sp. 1643 harbors:
- a CDS encoding SP0191 family lipoprotein encodes the protein MKKVLGLVFASLLVLSGCGQTNTATTESSGTASSVDSSTKSSQVKEEIKETTKVLKGKMEEFDVTMTFVYTDVVKQFKMDMLGEFGEEIPAEITPEEFQEVFREAVESSPEYIEIKDEPGVKVEYFITDNKKMRIVIDLDLEKADMDRIKKTYFFESLKDSVEDFKKPNTLIAGLKLQGFREE
- a CDS encoding DAK2 domain-containing protein; the protein is MSKITTSLFQEMVQAASTRLNKQAEYVNSLNVFPVPDGDTGTNMGMTIENGAKEVADKPASTVGEVASILAKGLLMGARGNSGVITSQLFRGFSQAIKEKDELTGQDLALAFQSGVEVAYKAVMKPVEGTILTVSRGAAIGAKKKAEETDDAVEVMRAALEGAKAALAKTPEMLPVLKEVGVVDSGGQGLVFIYEGFLSALTGEYSASEDFVATPANMSEMINAEHHKSVAGHVATEDITFGYCTEIMVALKQGPTYSKDFDYDEFRNYLNDLGDSLLVVNDDEIVKVHVHTEDPGLVMQEGLKYGSLIKVKVDNMRNQHEAQVEKEASQGNKPAETKEYALIAVVAGQGLADIFRAQGVDYVIEGGQTMNPSTEDFIKAVEQVNARNIIFLPNNKNIFMAAQSAAEVLEQPAVVVEARTIPQGLTSLLAFDPSKSIEENKERMTAALGDVISGSVTTAVRDTTIDGLAIHENDNLGMVDGKILVSNPDMHQTLTETLKHMLDEDSEIVTFYVGEDGSEELANEIAQEIAEEFEDVEVEIHQGQQPVYPYLFSVE
- a CDS encoding YSIRK-type signal peptide-containing protein (The YSIRK form of extended signal peptide directs nascent proteins to the cross-wall site, while signal peptides lacking YSIRK direct proteins instead to the cell pole. A large fraction of YSIRK proteins are surface proteins anchored by sortase-mediated processing of a C-terminal LPXTG motif.) — protein: MMKKKIFNQSFSRFSIRKLSVGTCSVLLGTFMVMATSPVQADEAQVNNKEQQTQAEIQQKEKSAENGQEVISEPQKVVTQNEAVKELENKTEPPKTEVSAPVAQSQPVSQVDNTKEASQPSLDEEKKQSLESTPTEQKSKEESGSSGKTSSRRKRSLDEVNAEFKTHSPIKDIHAVDSVRESLTFSITGHEADYSGGYIKIHFQNGKAIKLTPSPVGGVKFSQEKTNGDLDLKIEPANLRGGANYNFVYTFQIDPLTHNWGGAVQAIGPDHKVTATAKLYDKNGNVLKELGSIEHTWKVLENGVGGLTPMSNNQVIGYDRNNDGIVDDDSSVVSFYLFNGAKDLKNNTARNDYFNYGNGVFDGRMINGMGISDVGGHIIDPVTSYTYNIELKEGYELTDEAKALGWTADATGYHLTINRANNPLQDINNNKNKLIPISFKLKNAKVADINGKAQKLTVTGIYTKADGTSYQNTAVLPYALFVQKTDQPESSLFEYRHYNQSDSEMIRSYGETEYRSNVRLSSVAEVEKDYPINDYTVTHKIQDSRESYREVNAIEERYWNEFFSSPDASVEVYNKATGELLGTFNSNTRSLRLTEEQDVKELEYKFKNIKMRKSSTNDTSAFFFQTKTRFNNWESLYKDSTISKLDSRTDFTFKNTGNTVSFSQTASAELTRVVQQISMIGRARTDVFNRHTDASGFKQDFITRTAGKDTPTQNFANLTGVYHLAYLADPQLNFSGNPNFKVYYNYKDTGKTLYYAQVKGTPDSPMPATLLKLENKTIPNGTYTYKAIAFWDEELPDVQAQNGYDLGELDGITVTSKNSVSYDFDVIVQASEASGVYSEVKRAADQHFAYNTQEHYPGDEIDFRVTYKNAAKQAVSDVYVLSSLPMKGDKQLESRNRGSEFTMSLTKALTPPSGWEVQYSRTAGTAAEINASQWLIADQVSDWSEIRAVRWHSTAPVAAGSRVQFPIDGAVIGQDTAPGAMAYLSSALANGSSKYTESNNVSIQMSTKLSSASFTFVDVNNPSKEVQLGQVDTVVGKPNGPISYDPADRIKELEDAGYELISNDFTDHTFGDSASPKQFKFQFRHKITELTETVRGTREVDFEYLKKTNHSDLSLLPPKHVETHSFTRTKRIDQVLAKRQPNDATAGVTNSAWSADQTWSQVISPEIPGYYPREDIDANTMSGEGALDEYLLTADDPRDEELEKEFTWYRVVYYIRIPVVPSASAAKSKGLQGQKQAATIHFDEDRASESEVHFTKGTTTINGAKKSVELVQSSVFLYDENGQKVTSLTIADQGTYDLDLVNKTIVFTPLKTFYGPATPVQVGVVDKNGESAVTTYTPVVERITPTGSGDKTEGLQGQVQEGKVTFTPGHDSVPFPADSTPLFDNGTAVKEVPNVGKFEVDADGKVTFTPDKQFKGETPELELTRVDANGTPVTVKYQAVVKEVVPTSTNATSTGPQGVPQTGTPSFQGGDPLVPIDETVEPTFEDGSKEKSIPGQGTYTIAPDGTVTFIPDKQFVGKPDPVTVKRVDKNGTPVTATYSPEFTKVTPTGTGATSTGPQGLPQTGTPSFQGGDPLVPIDETVEPTFEDGSKEKSIPGQGTYTIAPDGTVTFTPDKQFVGNPAPVTVKRVDKNGTPVTATYSPEFTKVTPTGTGATSTGPQGVPQTGTPSFQGGDPLVPIDETVEPAFEDGSKEKSIPGQGTYTIAPDGTVTFTPDKQFVGNPAPVTVKRVDKNGTPVTATYSPEFTKVTPTGTGATSTGPQGLPQTGTPSFQGGDSLVPIDETVEPTFEDGSKEKSIPGQGTYTIAPDGTVTFTPDKQFVGNPAPVTVKRVDKNGTPVTATYSPEFTKVTPTGSGDNTEGLQGQVQEGKVTFTPGHDSVPFPADSTPLFDNGTTVKEVPNVGKFEVDADGKVTFTPDKQFKGETPELELTRVDANGTPVTVKYQAVVKEVVPTSTNATSTGIQGQPQKGTPTFTEGNPLVPIDDTKPMTFEDGQSTKTVPGVGEYSINLDGSITFTPDKKYVGTPNPVTVRRVDKNGTPVTATYTPTVTKVTPTGTNATSTGPQGVPQTGTPSFQGGDPLVPIDETVEPTFADGSKEKSIPGQGTYTIAPDGTVTFTPDKQFVGNPDPVTVKRVDKNGTPVTATYSPEFTKVTPTGKDTSSVNIKGLVQTGTPTFEGGDPLVPIDETVAATFEDGSTEKVIPGEGTYAISPDGTVTFTPEANFVGKGTGVTIVRKDKNGTPVTASYRPTVVGPSTGHDTVSTGAKGQPQVATPVFEGHIDSTVPPTFEDGSTTMVVPGEGSYTIDKDGKITFTPEPDFVGTAKGLVVKRLDVYGNVVTAHYTPTVLGQTQVSDATSEGLKGQTQTGKPNFTGDVDLTVPPTFEDGSTEKVIPGEGTYVISPDGTVTFTPEADFVGQAKGVKVIRKDRNGNIISGFYTPTVVELPEQVKPSDKKELSVPDSKPDQLTQNISVEKNQLPNTGSQEDGLKNLGILTALAGAMTLGLLGKKKRNDESD